The genomic DNA TGCATGGCCCAGCTCTACTTCTTCATTGCTCTGGCCTGCACCGAGTGTGTCCTCCTGGCTGTTATGGCCTATGAccgctatgtggccatctgtAGCCCCTTGCGCTACTCTGCCATCATGACCCATGGACTCTGCTTCTGCTTGGTGGCTGGGTCGTGGGTGAGTGGCTTCACGAGCTCCATGCTCAAGGTCGTCTTCATCTCCCGCTTGACCTTCTGTGGCTCAGTCATCAACCATTTTTTCTGTGACATCTCACCTCTGCTAAACCTGGCCTGCACCGACATGTCACTGGCAGAGAGGGTGGACTTTATCCTGGCCTTGATCATGATCCTACTGCCACTTCTTGTGGTGGTGGCCTCTTATGCTTGCATAGTGGTCACTGTTGTGCGGATCCCCATGGCTCAGGGGAGATggaaagccttctccacctgcacctcCCATCTGATTGTTGTGATCATCTTCTACTCTACCACCCTCTTCACCTACGCCCGGCCCAGGGCCATGTACACCTTTGACTCCAATAAGTTGGTGTCCATGCTCTACACGGTCATAGTACCCTTCTTCAACCCTGTCATTTACTGCTTAAGGAACCAGGATGTCAAAAAGGCCCTcaggaaaatgattaggggcagaAGTAAACCGGAAAATAATGTTCTTGGGTCTCAGATAGGTTAATGGGGAATGGATGGCTCAGTTAATGGCTCCTGTTGGAGATGCCATGGGACAGATTAGAAGTTGGGTAACCCCCCTGGAGCCTATAGCTACCCTTCCTCTCCTAATAGTTCTCCAGCCCTATTCTTCACT from Malaclemys terrapin pileata isolate rMalTer1 chromosome 12, rMalTer1.hap1, whole genome shotgun sequence includes the following:
- the LOC128845839 gene encoding olfactory receptor 6P1-like, coding for MKKENQSSVQEFILLGFPTALKEVQILLFLIFLFIYMLTLVENMVIIVTVQVSYPLHKPMYLFLSNLSFLEIWYITVTVPKMLLDLLRGSQHISFLGCMAQLYFFIALACTECVLLAVMAYDRYVAICSPLRYSAIMTHGLCFCLVAGSWVSGFTSSMLKVVFISRLTFCGSVINHFFCDISPLLNLACTDMSLAERVDFILALIMILLPLLVVVASYACIVVTVVRIPMAQGRWKAFSTCTSHLIVVIIFYSTTLFTYARPRAMYTFDSNKLVSMLYTVIVPFFNPVIYCLRNQDVKKALRKMIRGRRAITVG